From one Drosophila subpulchrella strain 33 F10 #4 breed RU33 chromosome 3L, RU_Dsub_v1.1 Primary Assembly, whole genome shotgun sequence genomic stretch:
- the LOC119552788 gene encoding BAG domain-containing protein Samui isoform X4 gives MDMDNMFPRSHLGRMHDPFAGFGDSHFGFPRFSTMGRRGRMPGAANNHMDHDDDFFNRLPSEFRQYIPDGFGARRGPGVPTAPGPVPQQQPQQPPPPQQHPQQHYQYAVPPQQQQVYVGPPQQQVPQSPSKRLCDAAIQTEDPAGRSEVDCAPPANLNQHGLRNTVDMGVKSAAEQDQGLRSHSAPPPEQQQQNLLYQQQQQPQPGAHHQQFGTQTSPPVQGQQFKSYYAPQQQTHPQQKQPTPPPAPQTPGGTYVRTIPIFVEGRTEPIINAHKEIPNQNAPPSAQAQAQAQAHFAPPQQQRPTPLNTQQAQAHPDQEVPAEGAAGVPPQTPHTLNSINKIQDIQRDVLELMGKVEQFKGTRQEKEYAYLDEMLTRNLLKLDTIDTNGKDSIRLARKEAIKCIQASINVLEAKAEENARLASGAAAASAGPVESVETAAVAAPEAAGQIAEPLTPQPQDATKIQEPIPLPPPPNAAPVEGSAAPVASVVEPLAAGETTAQSETTTTTSE, from the exons ATGGACATGGACAACATGTTCCCGCGCTCGCACCTGGGCAGGATGCATGATCCCTTCGCCGGCTTCGGCGACTCAC ACTTTGGATTCCCGCGCTTCTCGACTATGGGTCGCCGCGGACGGATGCCAGGTGCGGCTAACAACCACATGGATCACGACGACGACTTCTTCAACCGGCTGCCCTCGGAGTTCCGCCAGTATATCCCAGATGGTTTCGGTGCCAGACGTGGACCGGGAGTACCTACTGCTCCGGGACCAGTTCCCcagcagcagccacagcagccgccgccgccgcagcAGCATCCCCAGCAGCACTACCAGTACGCTGTGCCGCCCCAGCAACAGCAGGTCTACGTGGGACCACCACAGCAACAGGTGCCGCAGTCGCCCTCGAAGCGACTCTGTGACGCTGCCATCCAGACGGAGGATCCCGCTGGCCGCTCGGAGGTGGACTGTGCCCCGCCGGCCAATCTGAACCAGCATGGCCTTCGGAACACTGTGGACATGGGCGTTAAGAGTGCCGCCGAGCAGGATCAGGGACTGCGATCCCACTCCGCTCCTCCGccagagcagcagcagcaaaatcTGCTctaccagcagcaacagcaaccgcAACCGGGAGCACATCATCAACAGTTTGGCACCCAGACCAGTCCGCCCGTCCAGGGTCAGCAGTTCAAGTCCTACTATGCGCCCCAGCAGCAGACACATCCCCAGCAGAAGCAGCCCACTCCGCCGCCAGCCCCACAGACCCCTGGTGGTACCTATGTGCGCACCATACCCATCTTCGTGGAGGGACGCACCGAGCCGATTATCAATGCCCACAAGGAGATACCCAACCAGAATGCTCCGCCAAGTGCCCAGGCCCAGGCTCAAGCTCAGGCTCACTTTGCACCACCACAGCAGCAGAGACCCACGCCTCTGAACACGCAGCAGGCGCAGGCCCATCCCGACCAGGAGGTGCCAGCTGAGGGAGCCGCTGGAGTGCCACCACAGACGCCACACACCCTCAATTCGATCAACAAGATCCAGGACATACAGCGCGATGTACTGGAGCTGATGGGCAAAGTGGAGCAATTCAAGGGCACGCGCCAGGAGAAAGAGTACGCCTACCTGGACGAGATGCTGACCCGTAACCTGCTCAAGCTGGACACAATCGACACGAACGGCAAGGACAGCATCCGCCTGGCCCGAAAGGAGGCCATCAA ATGCATTCAGGCTTCCATAAATGTGCTGGAGGCCAAGGCCGAGGAGAATGCCAGGCTGGCGTCGGGAGCAGCAGCTGCCAGTGCAGGCCCAGTTGAATCAGTGGAGACGGCTGCAGTTGCTGCCCCAGAAGCCGCCGGTCAAATTGCGGAGCCATTGACTCCACAGCCACAGGATGCTACGAAAATCCAGGAGCCCATCCCTCTGCCGCCGCCACCAAATGCTGCACCCGTCGAAGGATCAGCTGCTCCCGTAGCCAGCGTGGTGGAGCCTCTGGCTGCCGGTGAGACCACCGCGCAGTCGGAGACAACCACCACGACATCGGAATGA
- the LOC119552788 gene encoding BAG domain-containing protein Samui isoform X3, translated as MDMDNMFPRSHLGRMHDPFAGFGDSRKRSSLHGPSAQAHVDDDFSSYFDDADFGFPRFSTMGRRGRMPGAANNHMDHDDDFFNRLPSEFRQYIPDGFGARRGPGVPTAPGPVPQQQPQQPPPPQQHPQQHYQYAVPPQQQQVYVGPPQQQVPQSPSKRLCDAAIQTEDPAGRSEVDCAPPANLNQHGLRNTVDMGVKSAAEQDQGLRSHSAPPPEQQQQNLLYQQQQQPQPGAHHQQFGTQTSPPVQGQQFKSYYAPQQQTHPQQKQPTPPPAPQTPGGTYVRTIPIFVEGRTEPIINAHKEIPNQNAPPSAQAQAQAQAHFAPPQQQRPTPLNTQQAQAHPDQEVPAEGAAGVPPQTPHTLNSINKIQDIQRDVLELMGKVEQFKGTRQEKEYAYLDEMLTRNLLKLDTIDTNGKDSIRLARKEAIKCIQASINVLEAKAEENARLASGAAAASAGPVESVETAAVAAPEAAGQIAEPLTPQPQDATKIQEPIPLPPPPNAAPVEGSAAPVASVVEPLAAGETTAQSETTTTTSE; from the exons ATGGACATGGACAACATGTTCCCGCGCTCGCACCTGGGCAGGATGCATGATCCCTTCGCCGGCTTCGGCGACTCACGTAAGCGGAGCAGTTTGCACGGTCCCAGTGCCCAAGCCCATGTTGACGATGATTTTTCATCCTATTTCGACGACGCAGACTTTGGATTCCCGCGCTTCTCGACTATGGGTCGCCGCGGACGGATGCCAGGTGCGGCTAACAACCACATGGATCACGACGACGACTTCTTCAACCGGCTGCCCTCGGAGTTCCGCCAGTATATCCCAGATGGTTTCGGTGCCAGACGTGGACCGGGAGTACCTACTGCTCCGGGACCAGTTCCCcagcagcagccacagcagccgccgccgccgcagcAGCATCCCCAGCAGCACTACCAGTACGCTGTGCCGCCCCAGCAACAGCAGGTCTACGTGGGACCACCACAGCAACAGGTGCCGCAGTCGCCCTCGAAGCGACTCTGTGACGCTGCCATCCAGACGGAGGATCCCGCTGGCCGCTCGGAGGTGGACTGTGCCCCGCCGGCCAATCTGAACCAGCATGGCCTTCGGAACACTGTGGACATGGGCGTTAAGAGTGCCGCCGAGCAGGATCAGGGACTGCGATCCCACTCCGCTCCTCCGccagagcagcagcagcaaaatcTGCTctaccagcagcaacagcaaccgcAACCGGGAGCACATCATCAACAGTTTGGCACCCAGACCAGTCCGCCCGTCCAGGGTCAGCAGTTCAAGTCCTACTATGCGCCCCAGCAGCAGACACATCCCCAGCAGAAGCAGCCCACTCCGCCGCCAGCCCCACAGACCCCTGGTGGTACCTATGTGCGCACCATACCCATCTTCGTGGAGGGACGCACCGAGCCGATTATCAATGCCCACAAGGAGATACCCAACCAGAATGCTCCGCCAAGTGCCCAGGCCCAGGCTCAAGCTCAGGCTCACTTTGCACCACCACAGCAGCAGAGACCCACGCCTCTGAACACGCAGCAGGCGCAGGCCCATCCCGACCAGGAGGTGCCAGCTGAGGGAGCCGCTGGAGTGCCACCACAGACGCCACACACCCTCAATTCGATCAACAAGATCCAGGACATACAGCGCGATGTACTGGAGCTGATGGGCAAAGTGGAGCAATTCAAGGGCACGCGCCAGGAGAAAGAGTACGCCTACCTGGACGAGATGCTGACCCGTAACCTGCTCAAGCTGGACACAATCGACACGAACGGCAAGGACAGCATCCGCCTGGCCCGAAAGGAGGCCATCAA ATGCATTCAGGCTTCCATAAATGTGCTGGAGGCCAAGGCCGAGGAGAATGCCAGGCTGGCGTCGGGAGCAGCAGCTGCCAGTGCAGGCCCAGTTGAATCAGTGGAGACGGCTGCAGTTGCTGCCCCAGAAGCCGCCGGTCAAATTGCGGAGCCATTGACTCCACAGCCACAGGATGCTACGAAAATCCAGGAGCCCATCCCTCTGCCGCCGCCACCAAATGCTGCACCCGTCGAAGGATCAGCTGCTCCCGTAGCCAGCGTGGTGGAGCCTCTGGCTGCCGGTGAGACCACCGCGCAGTCGGAGACAACCACCACGACATCGGAATGA
- the LOC119552790 gene encoding drebrin-like protein, with protein sequence MAISFEKNRSQIVAAWKDVLDDKSETNWSLFGYEGQTNELKVVGTGDGGVEELTEDLNSGKIMYAFVRIEDPKTGLNKYLLINWQGEGAPVLRKGTCANHIRDVSNLLSGAHLTINARNEDDIDLERLLKKLSTVSSAYSFKEPRGGMEEQKAPVGTNYTRVIPTKELNASVMQDFWKKEEAEEKRRQEAEKETKRLELQKLEQEQRSREEKEHKEREKLVISTTKLQPAHVPIKTSPQPLSPEKTAPGFSNNLTDAERMRQARNQEARELIGSRVGAAKAMFTKHTSEGQLQSKLNTQPPAKPARNSIAQRINVFNQNQPQDAPVPSPPRAVSPAKPLPVETPAPEPIAPAVAATVTAAPVAAEVVSTIAEVEESQPIDDLPLAHESEQFSTIKRSPHSKTNSLQSQSPDETTSSNETDTAVYQEQEEEVRTKVSVTVQQSQSAKTSGLSTLERNALTDLVNEDDFICQETLGDLGLRARALYDYQAADESEITFDPGDVITHIDQIDEGWWQGLGPDGTYGLFPANYVEIIN encoded by the exons ATGGCCATTAGCTTTGAGAAGAATCGGTCGCAAATAGTGGCCGCCTGGAAGGATGTGCTCGACGACAAGAGCGAGACCAATTGGTCCCTCTTTGGCTACGAGGGTCAGACCAACGAGCTGAAGGTCGTGGGCACCGGCGATGGCGGCGTGGAGGAGCTGACTGAGGACCTAAACAGCGGCAAGATCATGTACGCCTTCGTGCGCATCGAAGACCCCAAAACGGGCCTCAACAAGTACTTACTCATCAACTGGCAG GGCGAGGGCGCACCTGTGCTTCGCAAGGGCACCTGCGCCAACCACATCCGCGACGTGAGCAACCTCCTGTCCGGCGCCCACCTTACCATCAATGCCCGCAACGAGGATGACATCGATCTGGAGCGCCTTCTCAAGAAGCTGAGCACCGTGAGCTCCGCCTACAGCTTTAAGGAGCCACGCGGCGGCATGGAGGAACAAAAGGCGCCTGTGGGCACCAACTACACTCGGGTTATCCCCACCAAGGAGCTGAACGCCAGCGTCATGCAGGACTTTTGGAAAAAGGAGGAGGCCGAGGAGAAACGGCGCCAGGAGGCCGAGAAGGAGACCAAGCGGCTGGAGCTTCAGAAGCTGGAGCAAGAGCAACGCAGTCGCGAGGAAAAGGAGCACAAGGAGCGCGAGAAGCTGGTCATAAGCACTACCAAGCTCCAGCCGGCGCATGTTCCCATCAAAAC ctCCCCGCAGCCTCTTAGTCCGGAGAAAACAGCACCAGGATTCTCCAACAATCTGACCGATGCGGAGCGCATGCGTCAGGCGAGGAACCAGGAGGCCCGCGAATTGATTGGCTCGCGTGTGGGAGCTGCGAAGGCCATGTTTACCAAGCACACCAGCGAAGGACAGCTTCAGTCCAA ACTAAACACGCAACCGCCGGCCAAGCCAGCACGCAATTCCATTGCCCAGCGCATCAACGTTTTTAACCAGAATCAGCCTCAAGATGCACCTGTGCCTTCACCACCACGCGCTGTGTCCCCTGCCAAACCGCTGCCGGTGGAGACTCCGGCACCAGAACCCATTGCCCCCGCTGTTGCTGCTACGGTGACTGCCGCTCCGGTAGCTGCCGAAGTGGTCTCCACAATAGCAGAGGTGGAGGAGTCTCAGCCGATTGACGACCTACCACTGGCCCACGAAAGTGAGCAGTTCTCCACCATCAAGCGGTCGCCGCACAGTAAAACCAACTCACTGCAGTCGCAGTCTCCCGACGAGACCACCTCATCCAATGAGACGGACACCGCAGTGTACCAGGAGCAGGAAGAAGAGGTCCGCACCAAAGTGTCGGTCACCGTGCAGCAATCGCAGTCGGCCAAGACGAGCGGGCTGAGCACACTGGAGAGGAATGCTC TGACGGATTTGGTCAACGAGGACGATTTTATTTGCCAGGAGACCCTCGGCGATCTTGGACTGCGAGCCCGAGCCCTGTACGATTACCAGGCAGCCGACGAGTCGGAGATCACCTTTGACCCCGGCGATGTAATTACCCATATCGATCAAATCGATGAGGGTTGGTGGCAGGGACTGGGCCCTGATGGAACCTATGGACTGTTTCCGGCAAACTATGTCGAGATCATCAACTAG